In Deferribacterota bacterium, the DNA window TAAACTTCCCAAATCCTTATCTTGCAGGTAGCAAAGAGATATTATATATAGGAGGTAATCTAAACCCAAAAAACCTAATAAAGGCATACTCTTTGGGCATTTTCCCATGGTATAATATAGGTGATCCTATACTTTGGTGGTGCCCTTTAGTTAGGCATGTCATTTTCATAAAAGATTTTCACATCCCTAAAACTATCAAAAAAACTATAAAAAAACACAACTACACTTTTAGTTTTAATAAAGATTTTATGGCTGTTATAAGTGGTTGTGCAACTGCCAAAAGAAATGATAGTGACACAACTTGGATAACTGATGAAATGATAGAAGGTTATTATAAACTCTTTTTAATGGGACGGGCTTTTTCAATTGAAGTGTGGGAAGATTCAGAGATTGTAGGAGGTCTTTATGGGGTAAAGATTGAAAAATATATCTCAGCAGAATCAATGTTCCATAAAAGAGATAATGCTTCA includes these proteins:
- a CDS encoding leucyl/phenylalanyl-tRNA--protein transferase, with protein sequence MKDSEINFPNPYLAGSKEILYIGGNLNPKNLIKAYSLGIFPWYNIGDPILWWCPLVRHVIFIKDFHIPKTIKKTIKKHNYTFSFNKDFMAVISGCATAKRNDSDTTWITDEMIEGYYKLFLMGRAFSIEVWEDSEIVGGLYGVKIEKYISAESMFHKRDNAS